TTCAGTTTTTGCATATCGATCCGTATCTTTCGATTGGGATCAGTTTTGTGATCAGCTTTTTACTTGGCATTCTTGTCTTCCGTCTCACGCTCAAACCGATTCTGCATGCGCCGGAGATGAATCATATCTTGCTGACGGCCGGACTTGGCCTGATGCTCACAAACCTGTCCCAAATGGTCTTTAATACCAATCAACTGACGGTGAATTTGCCATATGGCCATCATACGATCCATTTTCTTCATGTCGAAGTGAATCAGGCGTATCTCCTTTCCTTTATCATCGCCGGTTTTGTGGCATTGTTCTTGTTTTTGTTCATGCTGAAAACGGAAACAGGGCGTTCGATTCGGGCGATCTCCCAAAATTCGTCTTCGTCCGCATTGATGGGGATTCCTGTGAATCGAATCACGACACTCGTCTTTGGTCTTGGCATCGCCATCGCCGGAGTGGCAGGGACGCTCCTTTTGCCCGTGCATTATGTGGACCCGTCGGTGGGCGACTCTTTCAGTCTCCTGGCCTTCATCATCGTCGTGTTGGGCGGAATGGGGAGCATCTTTGGAGCAGGCATTGGCGGTATTTTGATCGGCTTGATTTGGAGCTTGTCTTCTTTCTATCTAGGCGGAAGTTATGGAGACGTTTTGACGTATATCATGTTCTTGCTTGTACTGTTGTTGAAACCATCCGGTCTATTTGGGAGGAGCAGAGTGTGAAAAAGTGGTTCGTGGCTTGTTTGATCTTGATTCTCTGTGTGTTGTTGCCATTTGTGACGAATTTGTACTATAAACAAATTCTATTTTATATCTTTATCTTTGGCGGTGTCGGTCTTGCATGGAATCTCGTAGGCGGCTATGCGGGACAAATTTCTCTTGGACATGCGGTATTTTTTGGAATCGGGGCATATAGTTTTGCATTGCTTGCGCCACATACAGGCGTCATTCTCGGGATTGTATTGGCCGGCCTGGTCTCCGCCATCAGCGCCGTACCGATCGGCTGGATTTGTTTTCGGCTGAGAGGACCTTATTTTTCTCTTGCAACGATTGCGGTCGCACAGTTGATGAATGTTCTCGCCACCAATCAGTTGAAGCATTGGACGCAGGGAGCGGCTGG
Above is a window of Fodinisporobacter ferrooxydans DNA encoding:
- a CDS encoding branched-chain amino acid ABC transporter permease — encoded protein: MFLQTIVDGIMLGGLYAIIGMGLAVVFGTMRIINFAHGQFVMVGMYISYACFQFLHIDPYLSIGISFVISFLLGILVFRLTLKPILHAPEMNHILLTAGLGLMLTNLSQMVFNTNQLTVNLPYGHHTIHFLHVEVNQAYLLSFIIAGFVALFLFLFMLKTETGRSIRAISQNSSSSALMGIPVNRITTLVFGLGIAIAGVAGTLLLPVHYVDPSVGDSFSLLAFIIVVLGGMGSIFGAGIGGILIGLIWSLSSFYLGGSYGDVLTYIMFLLVLLLKPSGLFGRSRV